A DNA window from Taeniopygia guttata chromosome 8, bTaeGut7.mat, whole genome shotgun sequence contains the following coding sequences:
- the METTL18 gene encoding histidine protein methyltransferase 1 homolog: MDFQFNFAVDENEHSEADAHFLLLCSSEHKQEQREESRGTADLTVKASPKLAAAKHQDEAALKKNLCVKAAKEHSIPQDLNKVLENKVMETVLDLSYVKLSVVERTCSGDADSEGIVSKSVSSHSDLIPGVYEGGLKIWECTFDLMDYFSEAEIEFTNKTVLDLGCGAGLLGIVALQGEAARVHFQDYNSTVIDEITLPNVVANCISEGRRMGSGKDRKASKPPSKRLRKAEGSPDVLNRCRFFSGEWSQVSQLLLNSNKPCLQYDIILTSETIYNPDYYSALHDTLAQLLDRNGRVYLASKVHYFGVGGGIYLFEKFIEDKNVFRTSMVKTIDQGLQRCIMEIAFKNSC, encoded by the coding sequence atggattttcaatttaattttgctGTTGATGAAAATGAGCACAGTGAGGCAGATGCTCACTTTTTATTGCTGTGCTCTTCAGAGCACAAGCAGGAACAAAGGGAAGAGAGCAGGGGAACTGCTGATCTCACAGTAAAGGCCAGCCCGAAGCTGGCTGCTGCTAAGCACCAGGATGAGGCAGCTTTGAAGAAAAACCTCTGTGTGAAAGCTGCCAAGGAGCACAGCATTCCCCAGGATCTCAACAAAGTATTGGAAAATAAAGTCATGGAAACAGTATTGGACCTGTCTTATGTAAAGCTGTCTGTAGTGGAAAGGACATGTTCAGGTGACGCTGACAGCGAAGGCATCGTGTCCAAAAGTGTTTCTTCTCACTCTGATCTCATCCCTGGAGTCTATGAAGGAGGGCTGAAAATCTGGGAATGCACCTTTGATCTCATGGACTACTTTTCTGAGGCTGAAATAGAATTTACCAACAAGACTGTACTGGATCTTGGCTGTGGAGCTGGATTGTTGGGAATTGTTGCTTTACAAGGTGAAGCTGCCAGAGTGCATTTTCAGGACTACAACAGCACAGTGATTGATGAAATAACCTTGCCTAATGTGGTGGCCAACTGTATCAGTGAAGGCAGGAGGATGGGCAGTGGGAAGGACAGAAAAGCCAGCAAGCCTCCTTCAAAGAGGCTCAGGAAAGCAGAGGGCTCACCTGATGTGCTCAAcagatgcagatttttttctggagagTGGTCTCAAGTCAGCCAGCTCCTGTTAAACAGCAACAAACCCTGTTTGCAGTACGATATAATTCTCACCTCTGAGACCATCTATAATCCTGACTACTACAGTGCTTTGCATGATACACTGGCTCAGCTCCTGGACAGAAATGGCCGTGTGTATTTGGCAAGCAAAGTGCATTATTTTGGAGTTGGTGGTGGTATTTATCTCTTTGAGAAATTCATTGAAGACAAAAATGTGTTTAGAACCAGTATGGTTAAAACAATTGATCAGGGTCTGCAGCGATGCATTATGGAAATTGCCTTTAAAAATTCATGTTAA
- the LOC100189978 gene encoding putative Phosphohistidine phosphatase 1 yields the protein MAAVRDVEIDPEGTFKYILVRLQRPGGGEQRDIVRGTKAAEFHNHIFEKVNPEMEKLGYECKCLGGGKIEHNSKDKKIRVFGLSTGYGKADHSVTVEILKKEYADYEITWSDDKK from the exons ATGGCGGCCGTGAGGGACGTGGAGATCGACCCCGAGGGCACCTTCAAGTACATCCTGGTGCGGCTGCAGCGCCCGGGCGGCGGCGAGCAGCGGGACATCGTCCGCGGCACCAAGGCGGCCGAGTTCCACA ATCATATATTTGAAAAAGTAAATCCCGAGATGGAAAAGCTGGGATATGAGTGCAAGTGCCTTGGAGGAGGGAAAATTGAACATAATAGCAAAGACAAGAAAATCAGGGTATTTGGGCTCTCAACA GGCTATGGAAAAGCAGATCACTCAGTCACTGTAGAGATACTGAAGAAAGAGTATGCAGATTATGAAATTACATGGTCAGATGACAAGAAATAA
- the SELE gene encoding E-selectin produces MICLQFLSLLTYGLTVLQGVNGWTYHYSDTNMTYREAEQWCRKKYTNLVAIQNKEEIKHLNAFLPFNPGYYWIGIRKINGVWTWTGTNKELTEEARNWASGEPNGKGNNEDCVEIYIKRGKDDGKWNDEQCEKKKVALCYTASCNPSLCSGHGECIETINNHTCHCNPGFYGPECEFVKSCDPLKKPDHGSLECHHPLGDFSYNSSCTVQCEEGYELTALESVHCTSSGIWSAPLAACKAVTCPALEMPIHGAVNCSHPSVQLTWGTTCEFTCEEGFTLTGPATLQCGSSGAWDRQQPTCAAVRCEAVPRPAEGSVSCDHAPAELTSGSRCDFQCQEGYVLEGSPSTECTAQGQWSEPVPKCKAVTCPALEMPIHGAVNCSHPSVQLTWGTTCEFTCEEGFTLTGPATLQCGSSGAWDRQQPTCAAVRCEAVPRPAEGSVSCDHAPAELTSGSRCDFQCQEGYVLEGSPSTECTAQGQWSEPVPKCKVIQCEPLSSPEKGSMDCSHRAGMFTYNTSCHFSCLEGWSLNGSRVLQCSHSGNWSASLPTCEASDQASYISVGIAATSASLLSSASFLLWLARRFRRKAKKFIPFRNWQETASEGSFQSAGENV; encoded by the exons ATGATTTGCTTGCAGTTCCTATCTCTTCTTACCTATG GACTTACAGTGCTGCAGGGGGTGAATGGGTGGACATACCATTATTCAGACACAAACATGACCTACAGGGAAGCAGAACAGTGGTGCAGAAAGAAGTATACTAACCTGGTTGCAATCCAGAACAAGGAGGAGATCAAGCACCTCAATGCCTTCTTACCCTTCAATCCGGGTTACTATTGGATTGGAATCAGAAAAATTAATGGTGTGTGGACCTGGACTGGAACTAACAAAGAACTGACAGAAGAAGCAAGAAACTGGGCTTCAGGGGAGCCAAATGGCAAAGGGAACAACGAGGACTGCGTTGAGATCTACATCAAAAGAGGGAAGGATGATGGCAAATGGAATGATGAGCAGTGTGAAAAAAAGAAGGTTGCCTTGTGCTACACAG cttcttGCAACCCATCTCTCTGCAGTGGCCATGGAGAATGCATAGAGACTATCAACAACCACACCTGCCATTGCAACCCTGGCTTCTATGGGCCTGAATGCGAGTTTG TTAAGAGTTGTGATCCACTAAAGAAACCTGATCATGGCAGCCTTGAGTGCCACCATCCATTGGGGGACTTCAGCTACAACTCGTCCTGCACAGTTCAGTGTGAGGAGGGCTATGAGCTGACTGCACTGGAATCTGTCCACTGTACCTCTTCTGGGATCTGGTCTGCCCCCCTTGCAGCATGCAAAG CTGTGACCTGTCCTGCCTTGGAAATGCCCATCCACGGGGCTGTGAACTGCTCCCATCCCTCTGTGCAGCTCACCTGGGGAACCACCTGTGAGTTCACCTGTGAGGAAGGATTTACCCTGACAGGACCAGCCACACTGCAGTGTGGCTCCTCAGGGGCCTGGGACAGGCAGCAGCCAACGTGTGCAG ctgtgaggTGTGAGGCTGTCCCGCGGCCAGCAGAAGGCTCTGTGAGCTGTGACCACGCTCCTGCAGAGCTCACCTCTGGCTCACGCTGTGATTTCCAGTGCCAGGAGGGATATGTCCTGGAGGGCTCACCCAGCACTGAGTGCACGGCACAGGGACAGTGGTCCGAGCCAGTGCCCAAATGCAAAG CTGTGACCTGTCCTGCCTTGGAAATGCCCATCCACGGGGCTGTGAACTGCTCCCATCCCTCTGTGCAGCTCACCTGGGGAACCACCTGTGAGTTCACCTGTGAGGAAGGATTTACCCTGACAGGACCAGCCACACTGCAGTGTGGCTCCTCAGGGGCCTGGGACAGGCAGCAGCCAACGTGTGCAG ctgtgaggTGTGAGGCTGTCCCGCGGCCAGCAGAAGGCTCTGTGAGCTGTGACCACGCTCCTGCAGAGCTCACCTCTGGCTCACGCTGTGATTTCCAGTGCCAGGAGGGATATGTCCTGGAGGGCTCACCCAGCACTGAGTGCACGGCACAGGGACAGTGGTCCGAGCCAGTGCCCAAATGCAAAG TCATACAGTGTGAACCACTGAGCTCTCCTGAGAAAGGCTCCATGGATTGctcccacagggctgggatgttcaCCTACAACACCTCCTGCCACTTCAGCTGCCTTGAAGGATGGAGTCTCAATGGCTCTCGTGTTCTCCAGTGCAGCCATTCAGGAAACTGGAGTGCCAGCCTGCCCACATGTGAAG CCTCTGACCAAGCCAGCTACATCTCTGTGGGCATAGCAGCCacttctgcctctctgctgtCCTCAGCATCATTCCTCCTTTGGCTTGCAAGGCGCTTCCGGAGAAAAG CAAAGAAGTTTATTCCTTTCAG GAACTGGCAGGAAACAGCCAGTGAAGGTAGTTTCCAAAGTGCTGGCGAGAATGTCTAA